A genomic segment from Malaclemys terrapin pileata isolate rMalTer1 chromosome 1, rMalTer1.hap1, whole genome shotgun sequence encodes:
- the LOC128832251 gene encoding olfactory receptor 52K1-like isoform X1: MPQQDNLSGSNSTGSDPSVFFLTGIPGLESLHLWISIPFCSVFTLILLGNCTLLYVIKTDTSLHKPMFYFLAMLATINLVLSITTVPKILSIFWFNSREISFNACLVQMFFIHSMSMMESAVLLAMAFDRYVAICNPLRYATILTNSVVAKIGLMALARAVLFMVPLPFLLRRLPFCQSHIISHCSCDHMAVAKLACASTTINNIYGIIVAIFIVGLDLLFIVLSYVKILSTVLSLASKEEQLKAFGTCVAHLCAILVVYIPGVLSSVIHRFSNQIAPYVHVLMGTFYLLFPPMMNPIVYGVKTKQIRNRVRLLFRRKCF; encoded by the coding sequence ATGCCACAACAAGACAACCTGTCAGGTTCCAACAGCACAGGCTCTGATCCATCAGTGTTCTTCCTGACAGGCATCCCGGGGCTGGAATCTCTGCacctctggatctccatccccttctgctcaGTGTTCACCCTGATCCTTCTAGGAAACTGCACCCTCTTGTATGTCATCAAGACAGACACCTCCCTACACAAGCCCATGTTCTATTTCCTCGCCATGCTGGCCACCATCAACCTGGTTTTATCCATAACCACCGTGCCGAAAatactgagcatcttctggtttaaTTCCAGGGAGATCAGCTTTAACGCCTGCCTGGTGCAGATGTTTTTCATTCACTCGATGTCCATGATGGAGTCTGCTGTGCTACTGGCCATGGCCTTCGACAGGTACGTGGCCATCTGCAACCCCCTGCGGTACGCCACCATCCTGACCAATTCAGTGGTAGCAAAGATCGGGCTGATGGCTTTGGCCCGGGCTGTTCTGTTCATGGTGCCTCTGCCCTTCCTCCTCAGGAGGCTGCCCTTCTGCCAGTCCCACATCATCTCCCATTGCTCCTGTGATCACATGGCTGTGGCAAAGCTGGCTTGTGCCAGCACTACGATCAATAACATCTATGGGATCATAGTAGCTATCTTCATTGTGGGGCTGGATCTGCTGTTCATCGTCCTGTCATACGTCAAGATCCTGAGTACTGTCTTAAGCCTGGCATCCAAGGAAGAGCAGCTCAAGGCTTTCGGCACCTGTGTTGCCCACCTTTGCGCCATCCTAGTGGTCTACATACCAGGGGTTCTCTCCTCAGTAATTCACAGATTCAGCAACCAAATTGCCCCATACGTACATGTCCTGATGGGCACTTTCTACCTCCTCTTTCCTCCCATGATGAACCCCATCGTATATGGTGTGAAAACTAAACAGATTCGCAACAGAGTTCG
- the LOC128832251 gene encoding olfactory receptor 52K1-like isoform X2, protein MPQQDNLSGSNSTGSDPSVFFLTGIPGLESLHLWISIPFCSVFTLILLGNCTLLYVIKTDTSLHKPMFYFLAMLATINLVLSITTVPKILSIFWFNSREISFNACLVQMFFIHSMSMMESAVLLAMAFDRYVAICNPLRYATILTNSVVAKIGLMALARAVLFMVPLPFLLRRLPFCQSHIISHCSCDHMAVAKLACASTTINNIYGIIVAIFIVGLDLLFIVLSYVKILSTVLSLASKEEQLKAFGTCVAHLCAILVVYIPGVLSSVIHRFSNQIAPYVHVLMGTFYLLFPPMMNPIVYGVKTKQIPREKLLG, encoded by the coding sequence ATGCCACAACAAGACAACCTGTCAGGTTCCAACAGCACAGGCTCTGATCCATCAGTGTTCTTCCTGACAGGCATCCCGGGGCTGGAATCTCTGCacctctggatctccatccccttctgctcaGTGTTCACCCTGATCCTTCTAGGAAACTGCACCCTCTTGTATGTCATCAAGACAGACACCTCCCTACACAAGCCCATGTTCTATTTCCTCGCCATGCTGGCCACCATCAACCTGGTTTTATCCATAACCACCGTGCCGAAAatactgagcatcttctggtttaaTTCCAGGGAGATCAGCTTTAACGCCTGCCTGGTGCAGATGTTTTTCATTCACTCGATGTCCATGATGGAGTCTGCTGTGCTACTGGCCATGGCCTTCGACAGGTACGTGGCCATCTGCAACCCCCTGCGGTACGCCACCATCCTGACCAATTCAGTGGTAGCAAAGATCGGGCTGATGGCTTTGGCCCGGGCTGTTCTGTTCATGGTGCCTCTGCCCTTCCTCCTCAGGAGGCTGCCCTTCTGCCAGTCCCACATCATCTCCCATTGCTCCTGTGATCACATGGCTGTGGCAAAGCTGGCTTGTGCCAGCACTACGATCAATAACATCTATGGGATCATAGTAGCTATCTTCATTGTGGGGCTGGATCTGCTGTTCATCGTCCTGTCATACGTCAAGATCCTGAGTACTGTCTTAAGCCTGGCATCCAAGGAAGAGCAGCTCAAGGCTTTCGGCACCTGTGTTGCCCACCTTTGCGCCATCCTAGTGGTCTACATACCAGGGGTTCTCTCCTCAGTAATTCACAGATTCAGCAACCAAATTGCCCCATACGTACATGTCCTGATGGGCACTTTCTACCTCCTCTTTCCTCCCATGATGAACCCCATCGTATATGGTGTGAAAACTAAACAGA